From Pyrenophora tritici-repentis strain M4 chromosome 1, whole genome shotgun sequence, the proteins below share one genomic window:
- a CDS encoding RfaJ, Lipopolysaccharide biosynthesis protein, LPS:glycosyltransferase, which produces MPDQQCPPSKNAYVTLLTRPSYLAGALLLAYTLTTHSPTTPLIITYTPSTLPAPSIAALQREAAHSNIILHPVEHLRLPESQTAHGMVAERFIDTWTKLRVFDLWELEVENGGRFERLCWLDADMMIFSDPSSLVFGEGQDAFLKGGDGNRVMAVHTCVCNLDRDSWAPEEWNQKNCGMSRLTSSDQVAEVGEEGECYTLRNFNSGTFCWRPSKQIAQFVKDKFEQLGPDALRAMKFPDQDFLNEAFEGRWAALSWKTNALKTWQYWHTNFWVDNEVAVLHYIVDKPWAARVDEQGKAGYLGKDGETHKWWWAQFARWREERKGQGEHELLETMGLYVAGEGSEVSEEMRAIGGGAQDFAKKWEDKGEKEGE; this is translated from the coding sequence ATGCCAGACCAACAATGCCCCCCCTCCAAAAACGCCTACGTAACCCTCCTCACCCGCCCCAGCTACCTCGCCGGCGCACTCCTCCTCGCATACACCCTAACTACGCACTCACCCACAACCCCGCTCATAATAACCTACACGCCGTCCACGCTCCCCGCCCCCAGCATCGCCGCACTCCAGCGCGAAGCCGCCCACTCAAACATAATCCTGCACCCTGTTGAACACCTGCGTCTGCCGGAGTCGCAGACGGCGCACGGCATGGTAGCTGAGCGCTTCATTGACACATGGACGAAGCTGCGCGTGTTTGACCTATGGGAGTTGGAGGTGGAAAACGGGGGCAGGTTTGAACGGTTATGCTGGTTAGACGCCGATATGATGATTTTCTCCGACCCGAGTTCGCTTGTTTTTGGGGAAGGGCAGGATGCGTTTTTGAAGGGTGGGGACGGGAATAGGGTCATGGCTGTGCATACTTGTGTGTGTAATCTTGATAGGGATTCTTGGGCCCCGGAGGAGTGGAATCAGAAAAATTGCGGTATGAGTCGTCTTACGTCGTCGGATCAAGTGGCAGAGGTGGGGGAAGAGGGGGAGTGCTACACGCTTCGCAATTTCAACAGCGGGACGTTTTGTTGGCGGCCGAGCAAGCAAATAGCACAGTTTGTAAAAGACAAGTTCGAACAGCTAGGCCCAGATGCGTTGAGAGCAATGAAATTCCCCGACCAGGATTTCCTCAACGAGGCGTTTGAGGGACGCTGGGCAGCGCTGAGTTGGAAGACGAATGCGTTGAAGACGTGGCAATATTGGCATACAAACTTCTGGGTCGACAATGAGGTCGCCGTCTTGCATTATATCGTCGATAAACCATGGGCGGCGCGCGTGGATGAACAGGGCAAAGCGGGATATCTAGGTAAAGACGGGGAGACGCATAAGTGGTGGTGGGCGCAGTTTGCCAGATGGCGGGAGGAGCGTAAGGGACAGGGCGAGCATGAGTTATTGGAGACGATGGGCTTGTATGTGGCGGGTGAGGGGAGTGAGGTTAGTGAGGAGATGCGGGCGATTGGTGGTGGGGCGCAGGATTTTGCAAAGAAGTGGGAGGATAAGGGGGAGAAGGAGGGGGAGTAG
- a CDS encoding KfrA-N domain containing protein, producing the protein MMARLNETSKDAHDQGAQNDTQTIPAESHLEYGDFENDDDLTEAEKATIRQKLATRKRQVTFGRGDGQGNSEDEGNDVNAAERRRQSCRQSLKKAVKPADKTSIELGYDDDTDDMYLRFYGIHDNDEREILADMRNVDDFTACIAEHAESVFGHLADLLSQIAEQAEQLDQAHNEARVQQEAADARVERAQTQARAAAADELAQVTQKCNRMITTKNSYASRLAVLEDELAASRESNVKLYSQISDLYNERSVLQQHAGVPTNGNLYDTRPAQFQSSPPPMTANPFIGTGTHDLMLPPPMAHHQKNRPLARSAVSDNLTATGAKLKDIDIFRGDSTDKEDYKYWRRSARNFLNKTTIHTTVQDQLDYLIDHLRGPAAAQVEYRAAPGARNAYVTAEEVLTELDRIFDTVDKVTEASAALHDSGSGGLKQLRLGDGNFAMAPITHGVLAPISHAEHVSEELFYSVPMTTYDFIFGTSWLEEHNPHIDWREKTMRFNSEHCYANCLHKGEQVTVRSSRHRRAAAKAKERNPTYANMDIHHVSGEAAAALASRPENGTIWLYPHDFEQLDKDDSDDADERAQASRVFASLFAMDMNALSQEDIDKFHQKLNSPAKTRDEVLDKLPEWLHDLAHRFNPDPATTDLPARRGAVDHSIDIIPGSKHPNAKMYGISKDEGLAVKAYVEDMRGRGEIRESKSDFASPVLVVRKSGGGLRICVDYRALNAVTIKNRNAPPMIKETLARLANVAYFTVVDVIAAFNKIRIKEGDEHKTAFLTRYGLFEYLVMPFGLCNAPGTFQAYINEVLRDYLDEFCSAYLDDVLIYSASLAEHKVHVRKVIESLGEAGLHLDIDKSEFAVQEVRYLGLILTTEGIKMDPAKVKSVLDWGTPTTLKELQAFLGFANFYRRFIVAFSYIARPLTDLTRGTNGDVKLNFPIAQGSAAHDAFEKLKKAFTIAPVLAHFNPALETWVETDSSDTVTAAVLSQVQTDGVLKPVAFISTKMSPAECNYAIYDKELMAIVRAFEEWRPELAGTSDPVKVISDHATLQTFMVNKALNRRQARWAEFLSEFNFKITYRPGRLGSKPDALTRRPGDTPTNPNDPRIIHQTQTILGPDRVDDVIKRDTHTHNDARQAIQLAALLFEYAEEVQTLAGMLYLMSEEAYGVDDLVDDDSTPDVALDSQPKGETIEIPHAAAPASLARVPGRTRLTMDL; encoded by the coding sequence ATGATGGCCCGACTAAACGAGACGAGCAAGGATGCCCACGACCAGGGTGCTCAGAACGACACACAAACCATTCCAGCAGAGTCGCACCTTGAGTACGGCGACTTTGAGAATGACGACGACCTCACCGAAGCGGAGAAGGCGACTATTAGACAGAAGCTCGCCACCCGCAAGAGACAGGTCACTTTTGGCCGTGGAGACGGCCAAGGCAACAGCGAGGACGAGGGCAATGACGTCAACGCCGCTGAACGCCGACGACAGTCTTGTAGACAGTCTCTTAAGAAAGCCGTTAAGCCAGCGGATAAGACTTCTATAGAACTAGGctacgacgacgacacgGATGACATGTATCTACGTTTTTATGGCATCCACGACAACGATGAGCGCGAGATCCTCGCGGACATGAGGAACGTTGACGACTTCACCGCTTGCATCGCTGAACATGCTGAGAGTGTCTTTGGACACCTAGCAGATTTGCTTAGTCAGATAGCTGAACAAGCCGAACAGCTAGACCAAGCACATAATGAAGCCCGTGTACAACAAGAAGCAGCTGACGCCCGCGTGGAGCGCGCCCAGACGCAAGCTCGCGCTGCCGCCGCAGACGAGCTTGCCCAAGTCACCCAGAAATGCAACCGCATGATCACTACTAAGAACAGCTACGCTTCACGGCTAGCAGTGCTCGAAGACGAGCTTGCAGCCTCGCGCGAGTCAAACGTGAAGCTCTACTCCCAGATTAGCGACCTCTACAACGAGAGGAGTGTCCTGCAACAGCACGCGGGCGTCCCGACGAATGGAAATTTATATGACACGCGCCCAGCTCAGTTCCAGTCGTCCCCTCCTCCAATGACTGCGAACCCGTTCATTGGCACTGGCACTCACGACTTGATGCTGCCTCCCCCTATGGCACATCATCAGAAAAACCGACCCCTAGCTCGGTCTGCTGTATCGGACAACCTCACTGCAACGGGTGCAAAGCTGAAGGATATTGACATCTTTCGCGGAGACAGCACCGACAAAGAGGACTACAAGTATTGGCGCCGCAGCGCCAGGAACTTCTTAAACAAAACTACTATCCACACAACTGTTCAAGATCAGCTCGACTACCTGATTGACCACTTGCGAGGACCAGCCGCTGCACAGGTGGAATATAGAGCAGCACCCGGAGCTCGTAACGCCTACGTGACAGCGGAAGAAGTCCTCACGGAACTTGATCGCATCTTTGACACGGTCGACAAGGTCACCgaagccagcgcagcgctACACGACAGTGGCTCTGGAGGATTAAAGCAACTACGACTTGGCGACGGCAATTTCGCCATGGCGCCTATCACACACGGCGTCCTAGCCCCCATCTCCCACGCTGAACACGTTAGCGAGGAACTCTTCTACAGTGTACCTATGACGACTTACGACTTTATTTTCGGCACTTCATGGCTAGAAGAGCATAATCCACACATCGACTGGAGGGAAAAAACTATGCGTTTCAACAGCGAGCATTGCTACGCCaactgcctacacaaaggCGAGCAAGTCACTGTTCGCAGCAGTCGACACCGACGGGCCGCAGCAAAAGCCAAAGAACGGAACCCGACCTACGCGAACATGGACATACACCATGTGTCAGGTGAGGCCGCTGCCGCACTGGCATCACGACCAGAGAACGGTACTATCTGGCTGTACCCACATGATTTTGAACAACTCGACAAAGATGACAGCGATGACGCCGACGAGAGAGCCCAGGCTAGCCGCGTCTTCGCCTCACTATTTGCCATGGACATGAACGCCCTATCTCAGGAAGACATTGATAAGTTCCACCAGAAGCTGAACTCGCCCGCTAAAACTCGCGACGAGGTCCTAGACAAGTTGCCCGAATGGCTCCACGATCTCGCCCACCGATTTAATCCTGATCCCGCCACGACAGACTTGCCCGCTCGACGAGGCGCGGTCGACCACAGCATTGACATTATCCCCGGATCAAAACACCCAAACGCTAAGATGTACGGCATAAGTAAGGACGAAGGCCTTGCCGTTAAAGCTTATGTTGAGGACATGAGAGGACGCGGTGAGATCCGTGAAAGCAAGTCAGACTTCGCTTCGCCTGTGCTCGTCGTCCGCAAATCTGGAGGTGGACTCCGCATTTGCGTGGACTATAGAGCGCTCAATGCCGTCACTATCAAGAACAGGAACGCTCCTCCGATGATTAAAGAAACGCTCGCGCGGCTAGCTAACGTCGCCTACTTCACCGTGGTCGACGTCATCGCCGCCTTTAACAAAATCCGCATCAAGGAAGGCGACGAACATAAGACTGCCTTCCTAACACGGTATGGCCTATTCGAATACTTAGTGATGCCTTTCGGACTCTGCAACGCACCAGGTACCTTTCAGGCCTACATTAACGAGGTTTTACGCGATTACCTTGACGAGTTCTGCTCTGCATACCTCGACGACGTCCTAATCTACAGCGCGTCTTTGGCAGAGCATAAGGTTCATGTCCGCAAGGTTATCGAGAGTCTAGGTGAGGCCGGACTTCATCTAGACATTGACAAGTCCGAGTTTGCCGTCCAAGAGGTGAGATACCTGGGCCTCATTCTTACAACTGAAGGCATCAAAATGGACCCCGCCAAGGTTAAGTCAGTGCTCGACTGGGGCACCCCAACAACATTGAAAGAGTTGCAAGCATTCCTAGGTTTCGCAAATTTCTACCGAAGGTTTATTGTTGCCTTCTCTTATATCGCGCGGCCGCTCACGGATCTTACCCGCGGGACAAACGGCGACGTCAAGCTGAACTTTCCTATCGCCCAAGGATCTGCTGCCCACGACGCATTCGAAAAGCTTAAGAAAGCATTTACCATCGCCCCGGTCCTCGCGCACTTCAACCCCGCGCTTGAGACCTGGGTCGAAACAGACTCCTCCGACACCGTCACAGCAGCCGTGCTGTCCCAAGTCCAGACTGACGGAGTGCTAAAACCAGTCGCTTTTATCTCCACAAAGATGTCACCAGCTGAGTGCAACTATGCCATctacgacaaggagcttaTGGCCATCGTCCGCGCCTTTGAGGAATGGAGACCAGAGCTGGCCGGCACCTCGGACCCGGTGAAGGTCATCTCAGACCATGCCACCTTACAGACCTTTATGGTCAACAAAGCACTCAACAGGCGTCAAGCAAGATGGGCTGAGTTTCTGAGCGAATTCAACTTTAAGATCACTTACCGACCAGGCAGACTAGGCAGCAAACCCGACGCCTTGACGAGACGCCCCGGCGACACACCCACGAACCCAAACGATCCACGGATCATACATCAGACCCAGACGATCCTCGGCCCCGACCGCGTCGACGACGTCATCAAACGAGACACGCACACACACAACGACGCCCGACAAGCAATTCAACTCGCGGCGCTGTTATTCGAATACGCGGAGGAGGTACAAACGCTAGCAGGCATGCTATATCTAATGAGCGAGGAGGCGTATGGCGTCGATGATTTGGTGGATGACGACTCAACCCCAGACGTAGCCTTGGACAGCCAGCCTAAGGGGGAGACAATTGAGATCCCTCACGCTGCTGCGCCAGCTTCCCTGGCACGGGTGCCGGGGAGAACGCGCCTGACGATGGACTTATGA
- a CDS encoding CHROMO domain containing protein, translated as MKLKLELQDCEIRNSLVYFRGRLFIPYDDDLRKDIVRRFHDTATAGHGGKRSTYYLVSQQYYWPLMTDTVAQYTRSCVVCRRAKPYRDRKQGLLHPLPVPKRFWTDISVDFITPLPDCTRFGRTYSHVMVVIDRLSKSQRFIALDSLEVDAVVRAFVDYVWREEGFPTTIVSDRGSQFVSHFWKELCHRLGVTPKLSTAYHPETDGQTEVANAGLKCYLRAYTNYMQNDWVDWLPLAQLAINNRENVSSGVAPALATKGYLPRMGSELVTEDSPITDARSRAEQLLREDARGTVKRMTDVIRFMQENLRWSQNKMEHYANQHRQPAPDYRVGDKVYIDARNIPTMRPSRGLSAKNLGPYKVRALPNRYAVELALPDCYKQVHPVFHPWLLHLDADQTARPSEGVIAEKHPDGEHDYYVDMVVDCRIDKRRKDTLTNKKGMLQYKVKYTNSPDWNASPAWQDYTDLWGAEEAVEDFHRLYPDKPPPHELYRDLALYLNLVAAYSLGRDDVEVVSVLDSCELALSPSHSLMAQLGPGKVAQLRTSVSKQKQGPEG; from the coding sequence ATGAAGCTGAAGCTAGAGCTACAGGACTGCGAAATCCGCAACAGTCTGGTTTACTTCCGCGGCAGACTCTTCATCCCCTACGACGACGATCTTCGCAAAGACATCGTCCGTCGGTTCCACGACACCGCCACGGCGGGCCACGGCGGCAAGCGCTCTACCTACTACCTAGTTAGCCAACAGTACTACTGGCCGCTCATGACAGACACAGTCGCTCAGTATACCCGGAGTTGTGTAGTTTGCCGACGCGCAAAGCCATACAGAGACCGCAAGCAGGGACTGCTGCACCCGCTCCCCGTACCGAAACGATTCTGGACTGACATTTCAGTCGACTTCATCACACCCCTGCCAGACTGTACTAGATTCGGACGCACCTACTCTCATGTCATGGTCGTGATTGACCGGCTAAGCAAGTCGCAACGGTTTATCGCCCTAGACAGCCTTGAAGTTGATGCTGTTGTCCGAGCATTTGTCGATTACGTCTGGAGAGAGGAAGGTTTCCCTACTACAATTGTGTCTGACCGAGGGTCACAGTTCGTCTCTCATTTCTGGAAGGAGCTGTGTCATCGACTGGGTGTTACACCAAAGCTCTCTACAGCTTACCACCCAGAAACAGACGGCCAGACTGAAGTCGCCAACGCCGGACTAAAGTGTTACCTGCGTGCTTACACGAACTATATGCAAAACGACTGGGTAGACTGGCTGCCACTAGCCCAGCTCGCCATCAATAACAGAGAAAACGTGTCCTCTGGCGTCGCacccgcgcttgccaccaAGGGCTACCTACCTCGCATGGGATCGGAACTAGTCACCGAAGACTCGCCCATTACCGACGCCCGTTCACGCGCAGAACAGTTGCTCCGCGAAGACGCCCGAGGCACGGTGAAAAGGATGACCGACGTTATCCGTTTCATGCAAGAAAATCTTCGCTGGTCCCAAAACAAGATGGAACACTACGCCaaccagcacagacagccCGCTCCAGACTACCGCGTCGGTGACAAAGTCTATATTGATGCCCGCAATATCCCTACGATGCGCCCGAGCCGCGGTCTCAGCGCAAAGAACCTTGGCCCATACAAAGTGCGAGCTTTGCCCAACCGATATGCAGTCGAGCTCGCACTACCAGACTGCTACAAACAAGTCCATCCAGTGTTCCACCCATGGTTACTACACCTGGACGCCGATCAAACAGCTCGCCCAAGTGAGGGCGTCATCGCTGAGAAACACCCTGACGGAGAGCACGACTACTACGTAGACATGGTCGTCGACTGTCGCATAGATAAACGACGCAAGGACACCCTCACAAACAAGAAAGGCATGCTCCAGTATAAGGTTAAGTACACCAACTCCCCAGACTGGAATGCCTCGCCCGCATGGCAAGACTATACAGACCTGTGGGGCGCAGAGGAAGCGGTTGAAGACTTTCACCGTCTCTATCCCGACAAGCCCCCACCTCACGAACTGTATCGAGACCTAGCGTTGTATCTCAACCTAGTCGCCGCATATTCACTTGGTCGCGATGATGTTGAAGTTGTTAGCGTACTAGACAGTTGTGAGCTTGCCCTATCACCTTCGCATTCACTGATGGCACAGCTTGGACCTGGGAAGGTGGCACAACTCAGGACGTCTGTCTCCAAGCAGAAGCAAGGACCCGAAGGATGA
- a CDS encoding Peroxin-3 multi-domain protein: MIQGTRRWFRRNRTNFAIGAGVLGAGYLAGQYVLGKIGEARQRMSDDRIAKENLRRRFEQNQEDCTFTVLAILPTATENILDAIPVERVLEELQKQKAERLSRSVGPSEIASSAPPSVADTTEDDARSSTLQTDSFVHASQVVTEGDSVTGPVEGAPEASEEKKSKKSKAQLWNEMKISSITRAFTLIYTLALLTLLTRIQLNLLGRRNYLASVVSLASPQSASESSRINLENNDDDNFEQAYGNDFETNRRYLSLSWWLLHKGCIDLIEKVRLAVKDVFGQLNPREEITLEKLSELTLEVRKKVEGATEEERRTCKWLSFLLPPQDQEDYVLRESGMTSSSESTSPTTTTSLRRLIDETSDLIDSPSFTHVLTQLLDAGFSHLVDVKISQLSYKIPPISDNTARIQEIVGSDVKAKVANSLAVFCRQAHSIGTGANNEYLSAMEAVGGLEAFAAVVYSSNFEYESPEAATTLSQPATTEGTPKQILPDSSAASGIFINEGPDKAVDEFESAWGKALAKEDGKQF, translated from the exons ATGATACAAGGCACGCGTCGCTGGTTCAGGCGCAATCGGACAAACTTTGCCATCGGCGCTGGAGTGCTTGGGGCCGGTTATCTGGCGGGGCAATATGTGCTGGGCAAGATTGGGGAGGCCAGACAGCGCATGAGCGACGACCGCATCGCAAAGGAGAA TTTGCGAAGGAGATTCGAACAGAATCAGGAGGATTGTACTTTCACTGTTCTGGCTATCCTGCCGACCGCCACTGAGAATATACTCGATGCTATTCCGGTTGAACGCGTGCTGGAGGAGCTGCAGAAGCAAAAAGCGGAACGGTTGTCGAGGAGTGTTGGCCCCAGCGAGATTGCTAGTTCAGCGCCGCCGAGTGTGGCAGATACGACTGAGGATGatgcaaggagctcgactCTTCAGACTGACAGCTTCGTACATGCCAGCCAGGTTGTCACTGAGGGCGATAGCGTTACTGGGCCTGTAGAGGGTGCCCCAGAAGCGAgcgaagagaagaagagcaaAAAGAGCAAGGCACAGTTGTGGAATGAGATGAAGATTAGCT CGATAACACGAGCTTTTACTCTCATCTACACCCTCGCCCTGCTCACCCTCCTCACCCGCATCCAGTTGAACCTACTTGGTCGCCGCAACTACCTCGCATCAGTTGTCTCACTGGCCTCACCACAATCTGCCAGTGAGAGCTCCAGGATCAACCTCGAAaacaacgacgacgacaactTTGAACAAGCATATGGAAACGACTTTGAGACGAACCGCAGATATCTGAGCTTGAGCTGGTGGCTGCTGCACAAGGGCTGCATAGACCTGATTGAGAAAGTCAGGCTTGCAGTAAAGGACGTCTTTGGCCAGCTCAACCCGAGAGAGGAGATTACCCTCGAAAAGCTATCAGAGCTTACCCTAGAAGTGCGCAAGAAAGTGGAAGGCGCCACTGAAGAAGAGCGAAG AACCTGCAAATGGCTCTCCTTCCTCCTCCCACCCCAAGACCAAGAAGACTACGTCCTCCGCGAATCCGGCATGACCTCATCCTCTGAATCCACATCCCCAACCACAACTACCTCTCTGCGCCGTCTCATCGACGAAACCTCCGACCTAATCGATTCCCCCTCCTTCACCCACGTCCTCACCCAACTCCTCGATGCCGGTTTCTCCCACCTCGTCGACGTCAAAATCTCCCAACTCTCATACAAGATCCCGCCCATTTCCGACAATACAGCTCGCATACAAGAGATTGTCGGCAGCGACGTCAAAGCAAAGGTCGCAAATAGTCTCGCCGTCTTCTGCCGTCAAGCACACAGCATAGGCACTGGGGCAAACAACGAATACCTATCCGCTATGGAGGCTGTTGGGGGTCTAGAGGCATTCGCCGCAGTCGTTTACTCGAGCAACTTTGAGTATGAGAGCCCTGAGGCTGCTACTACGCTCAGTCAACCTGCAACTACAGAAGGGACGCCGAAGCAGATCTTGCCCGACAGCTCTGCCGCGTCGGGAATTTTCATAAACGAGGGTCCCGACAAGGCAGTGGATGAGTTTGAGAGTGCGTGGGGCAAGGCACTGGCAAAGGAGGATGGGAAGCAGTTTTGA
- a CDS encoding TynA, Cu2+-containing amine oxidase: MAPHPFMTLSAQETIVARDVILSLHKDTIVNFREIFLQEPAKELMKQYLELEHAARPGQSQASKRPPRLAKCLYDVIGSSKTPVYNESVIDIEKKTRVKHATYGTEHQATLALWEFEELVEACAKSDMFKKAQAEFQLPEGFEWVIEPWPYGGTEQGTECIRYFQGLCFARDTRSGNPDANFYAYPIPLIPVMDTRTKEIIRVDRCATGGKGDSLTGLTCSPRILEHCENADYVPELLPGGLRKDVKPINITQPDGPSFSVTDESLVEWQKWSFRVSFNPREGAVLHDVRYDGRSIMYRMAISEMAVPYADARPQYVRKQAFDFGDGGAGNCANNLSLGCDCLGVIKYFDAVTIGRDGLPKPHPNVVCLHEQDNGIGWKHTNWRTGRAVVSRMRELVVQYIITLANYEYIFAYKLDTAGGITLEVRATGIVSVVNIDPGKTSDYGNVVSNGILAQNHQHIFAARFDPAIDGHNNTVLYEESHPAPWDKETNPNGNYYEIRKTVVNKSVGLDANPVDHRIFKIINPSKRNSKSGNPVGYKFSPLATQKILAAPGSLQEQRALFANHHVWVTKYHDDELYAAGHATMQSRRETGGVHDMAERHEDIVNDDVVVWNVFGLTHNPRVEDWPVMPCEIYQIHYKPSDFFERNPAIDVPSAKNNASVLVGKDSGCCSGSNKL; encoded by the exons ATGGCGCCTCATCCTTTCATGACGCTTAGTGCGCAGGAGACTATCGTAGCCCGCGATGTCATTCTTTCCCTTCACAAAGACACCATTGTCAACTTCCGTGAGATCTTCCTTCAGGAGCCGGCGAAAGAGCTCATGAAGCAATACCTCGAGTTGGAGCATGCGGCACGACCAGGACAATCACAAGCCTCCAAGCGACCACCACGATTAGCAAAGTGCCTGTACGATGTCATTGGGTCCAGCAAGACGCCTGTATACAACGAGTCTGTCATTGACATTGAGAAGAAGACAAGAGTCAAGCATGCCACATATGGAACCGAGCACCAAGCTACATTGGCATTGTGGGAGTTTGAGGAGCTAGTGGAAGCTTGTGCGAAGAGTGACATGTTCAAGAAGGCGCAGGCAGAATTCCAGCTTCCTGAAGGATTTGAATGGGTCATTGAGCCTTG GCCATATGGTGGAACTGAACAGGGCACTGAATGCATACGATACTTCCAAGGATTATGCTTTGCCCGAGACACAAGGAGCGGCAATCCCGATGCCAATTTCTACGCATACCCAATCCCGCTTATTCCCGTCATGGACACGCGAACCAAGGAGATTATTCGTGTCGATCGTTGTGCCACGGGTGGAAAGGGTGACAGCCTCACTGGACTGACTTGCTCGCCGCGTATTCTAGAGCACTGCGAGAATGCAGACTACGTACCTGAATTACTCCCGGGCGGACTACGCAAAGATGTCAAACCTATCAACATCACGCAACCAGATGGCCCATCTTTCTCAGTCACCGATGAGTCCCTGGTTGAGTGGCAGAAGTGGAGCTTCAGGGTATCATTCAACCCCCGTGAAGGAGCGGTTCTCCATGATGTCCGTTATGACGGAAGAAGCATCATGTACCGCATGGCCATTAGCGAGATGGCGGTTCCATATGCCGATGCTCGCCCACAATACGTGCGCAAACAAGCTTTCGACTTTGGTGACGGAGGTGCTGGAAACTGTGCCAACAACCTCTCCCTGGGTTGCGACTGTCTGGGTGTGATCAAGTACTTTGACGCAGTCACCATTGGCCGAGACGGTCTACCAAAGCCACACCCCAACGTCGTCTGCCTACATGAGCAAGATAACGGCATTGGCTGGAAGCACACCAACTGGAGGACCGGCCGCGCCGTTGTTTCAAGAATGCGAGAGCTCGTAGTTCAGTACATCATCACACTAGCCAACTACGAGTACATTTTCGCCTACAAGCTGGATACTGCCGGTGGCATCACACTGGAAGTCCGAGCGACGGGTATTGTCTCGGTAGTCAACATTGACCCTGGCAAGACGTCAGATTACGGAAACGTGGTATCAAACGGCATTCtagcccaaaaccatcagCACATCTTCGCCGCCCGCTTCGACCCTGCAATCGACGGCCACAACAACACAGTCCTCTACGAGGAGTCTCATCCCGCGCCCTGGGACAAGGAGACCAACCCCAACGGCAACTACTACGAGATCCGCAAGACAGTCGTCAACAAGTCAGTTGGTCTCGATGCAAACCCAGTTGATCACCGTATCTTCAAGATCATCAACCCTTCGAAGAGAAATTCAAAGTCCGGAAACCCTGTTGGCTACAAGTTCTCACCGCTGGCCACACAAAAGATCCTCGCCGCACCGGGTAGTCTCCAGGAGCAACGCGCACTCTTCGCCAACCATCATGTGTGGGTGACAAAGTACCACGACGACGAGCTGTATGCTGCGGGCCACGCTACCATGCAGAGTCGCCGCGAGACTGGCGGTGTACACGACATGGCCGAGCGCCACGAAGACATCGTCAACGACGATGTTGTCGTGTGGAATGTATTTGGTCTAACACACAACCCCAG AGTCGAGGACTGGCCTGTTATGCCATGCGAGATTTACCAAATACATTACAAGCCTTCGGATTTCTTCGAGCGCAACCCGGCGATTGATGTGCCCAGTGCGAAGAACAATGCTTCGGTGTTGGTGGGCAAGGACTCTGGATGCTGCTCGGGGTCGAATAAGCTGTGA
- a CDS encoding phosphotransferase enzyme family protein, which translates to MSGEQGYIVTDFIDGGSLDAIPWSSRTIQERQYIVDQMMKAFDHMRTMRSSEPEPVGRGVPEGALFSVWGAGRTLETAADMETCFNAKLKFRGGGDVTGRFEDLGMCHMDIKLRNLAFDKAGQLWFLDWAWSGFFPPIFEHAGLVRIQEGWPDCEFAQDLLRELRRKPYDETLLALVLGVYEVNNGVFAGRHLISYD; encoded by the coding sequence ATGTCTGGAGAACAAGGCTACATAGTTACGGACTTTATCGACGGAGGCTCTTTGGACGCAATACCATGGTCGAGCCGCACTATTCAGGAACGGCAATATATCGTCGATCAGATGATGAAAGCATTTGATCATATGAGGACTATGCGGAGTAGCGAACCTGAACCAGTCGGACGAGGAGTTCCCGAGGGCGCGTTATTCTCTGTTTGGGGCGCTGGCAGGACATTAGAAACCGCGGCCGACATGGAAACCTGTTTCAACGCGAAGCTTAAGTTTAGGGGTGGAGGGGATGTTACTGGCAGGTTCGAAGATCTAGGCATGTGCCATATGGATATCAAGTTGAGAAACCTCGCCTTTGACAAGGCTGGCCAGCTATGGTTCTTGGACTGGGCTTGGTCCGGCTTCTTCCCCCCGATTTTCGAACACGCAGGTCTTGTGCGTATACAAGAAGGCTGGCCGGATTGTGAGTTTGCGCAAGATTTGTTGCGCGAGTTGAGACGCAAGCCATACGATGAGACGCTCTTGGCCCTGGTTCTAGGTGTGTATGAGGTCAATAACGGTGTTTTTGCCGGTAGGCATCTTATCTCATACGACTAG